The proteins below are encoded in one region of Borrelia duttonii Ly:
- the efp gene encoding elongation factor P, which yields MSTIKSGDIDKGSFLLFKGMPHIVLEREFSKMGRGGSIVRLKLKNLKNKSVIKETLKGSDTVEEIEVLEVNSQYLYKDNESLIFMDLETYDQFSVNLRDVVNLEDKVLFLQEAEVYSLIKWGNEVIDLKLPPKVAFEVIDAEIAVKGDTVTNAMKNVTLHTGLVVKAPLFINIGDKILVNSETKEYAERVKV from the coding sequence ATGAGTACAATTAAATCCGGAGATATTGATAAAGGTTCTTTTTTGCTATTTAAGGGTATGCCACATATTGTTCTTGAGCGTGAATTTTCAAAAATGGGTAGGGGAGGTTCCATTGTAAGATTAAAACTTAAAAATCTTAAAAATAAATCTGTTATTAAGGAAACTTTAAAAGGATCTGATACGGTGGAGGAAATTGAAGTGTTAGAGGTTAATTCTCAATATCTTTATAAAGATAATGAGAGTCTTATTTTTATGGATTTAGAGACATATGATCAATTTAGTGTTAATTTAAGAGATGTTGTAAATCTTGAAGATAAGGTTTTATTTTTGCAAGAAGCCGAGGTTTATTCTCTTATTAAGTGGGGTAATGAAGTTATTGATTTGAAGTTGCCACCAAAGGTTGCATTTGAAGTTATAGATGCTGAGATTGCTGTTAAGGGAGATACTGTTACTAATGCTATGAAAAATGTTACTTTGCATACAGGTTTGGTAGTAAAGGCACCTCTTTTTATTAATATTGGGGATAAAATTTTAGTTAATTCTGAAACCAAAGAATATGCTGAGAGAGTTAAAGTTTAA
- a CDS encoding substrate-binding domain-containing protein — protein sequence MQVIKILFTILLAFLFSNCTKNKENVIAIGGSTSTTAIMDEMILKYQKINDQLKVTYDAQGSSVGIKGLFDGIYKMAISSRDATEEEIAQGAKVTIIAYDALIFITSPDVKITNITEEDLVKILNGNISNWKQVGGPDAKINFINRDSSSGSYSSIKELVLEKILKNLEEAQFRKDSIIVKSNGEVIEKISLTPNSIGYISFGYARGAIEKGLHTLSINSIYPTKETIIKDKYDIKRKIIAITNNISEDQNTLDFINFILSPSGQDIIEEQGFIKVNTTENN from the coding sequence ATGCAGGTTATCAAAATACTCTTTACTATCTTGCTAGCTTTTTTGTTTAGCAATTGTACCAAAAACAAAGAAAATGTCATCGCAATTGGTGGATCTACTTCAACAACTGCTATTATGGATGAAATGATTTTAAAATACCAAAAAATTAACGATCAACTTAAAGTAACTTATGATGCTCAAGGTAGCAGTGTAGGTATTAAAGGATTATTCGATGGTATTTATAAAATGGCAATTTCCTCAAGAGATGCAACTGAAGAAGAAATTGCTCAGGGAGCAAAAGTCACAATTATTGCTTATGATGCTTTAATATTTATTACAAGCCCTGATGTCAAGATTACAAACATTACAGAAGAAGATTTAGTAAAAATTTTAAATGGTAATATTAGTAATTGGAAACAAGTTGGAGGTCCTGATGCCAAAATTAACTTTATAAACAGAGATTCTTCATCAGGTTCCTATTCATCTATCAAAGAACTAGTTCTTGAAAAAATATTGAAAAATCTTGAAGAAGCTCAATTTAGAAAAGATAGCATTATCGTGAAATCTAATGGAGAAGTAATTGAAAAAATCAGTCTTACACCTAACTCAATTGGTTATATTAGCTTTGGATATGCAAGAGGTGCAATAGAAAAAGGCCTGCATACATTATCAATAAACAGCATATATCCTACAAAAGAAACAATAATAAAGGATAAATATGATATAAAGAGAAAAATAATAGCAATAACAAACAATATTTCTGAAGATCAAAATACACTTGATTTCATCAATTTTATATTAAGTCCAAGTGGACAAGACATCATTGAAGAACAAGGGTTTATAAAGGTCAATACAACTGAAAATAATTAA
- the pstC gene encoding phosphate ABC transporter permease subunit PstC, whose protein sequence is MQLTLKTKRNIVRLAFKCFIVASATISTLIILLLILFIIKNGITPFLNNKINILNFLFSTDWNPTSKIQKSYGILSFIINSALTTFFSVAIALPIGLGFAIYLSEKTKGIYQKTLQTIIELLAGIPSVVYGFFGSTFISSLIKNTFIREDNLGYNLITSIIVLSIMILPTIISVSYTSLKTVPKSYKLASLALAATDWQTIYKVMIPSASKGILAGVILAIGRAIGETIAVLMVGGGSPLFIRNIFSPIRTLTVNIAIDMAYASGTHKEALLATALVLLSLVIITNSIKHLILSSSKRLKIK, encoded by the coding sequence ATGCAATTAACTCTAAAAACAAAAAGAAATATTGTTAGACTGGCTTTTAAATGCTTTATTGTTGCATCTGCAACAATTAGTACTCTAATAATATTATTATTAATCTTATTTATTATTAAAAATGGAATAACACCTTTTTTGAACAATAAAATTAATATTTTAAATTTTTTATTCAGCACAGATTGGAATCCTACCAGTAAAATACAAAAATCTTATGGTATCTTATCTTTTATTATAAATTCCGCTTTAACAACATTTTTTTCTGTTGCAATTGCACTACCAATTGGCCTTGGATTTGCAATCTATTTATCTGAAAAAACTAAAGGTATCTACCAAAAAACATTGCAAACGATCATAGAACTCTTAGCAGGAATTCCAAGTGTAGTATATGGATTTTTTGGAAGCACATTTATATCTTCTCTTATAAAAAACACTTTTATAAGAGAAGACAATTTAGGATATAATCTAATAACTTCAATAATAGTTTTAAGTATAATGATACTCCCAACAATAATTAGTGTTTCATATACATCTCTTAAAACTGTCCCAAAATCATATAAATTAGCATCTCTTGCACTGGCTGCAACGGATTGGCAAACAATATACAAGGTAATGATTCCTTCGGCTAGTAAAGGCATTTTAGCAGGAGTAATACTAGCAATAGGAAGAGCAATTGGTGAAACAATAGCTGTTTTAATGGTTGGTGGTGGTTCACCCCTATTTATAAGAAATATTTTTTCACCTATTAGAACACTAACAGTAAACATTGCAATAGACATGGCATATGCATCTGGAACTCATAAAGAAGCTCTACTTGCAACAGCATTGGTATTGCTATCACTAGTTATAATAACAAATTCAATTAAACATCTGATTTTATCTTCATCTAAAAGGCTAAAAATCAAGTGA
- the pstA gene encoding phosphate ABC transporter permease PstA: MKKIQMNKLFNQIAFCIIKFIAYFLITLLLFIISYIVYNSIFFTSKKESLFLDETTHFLPFKSNNNTVKIAFIINKSIKINEITTQDIYNIYNNKISHWGSISDQNLDIVPIASSQPNMSNEVILQTLIKNNKFNNRYIKLVESSEDMIEAINQTNGAIGYLTKDDLEKLDFKKYPKIKSLRIKSISILVGKKTLQKSENEIIDIINLQQIKKLLIGKANWNDLISKDIKLNIIKYSDYDPNAIKMVEKNEGTIAIVPWHYFYKSDAPFLKLYDIKKSMPLNLNFILSTPRNSGKYGGISYLILNTFYVILLTAIISILIGIGTGIMLAEYTSNKVFYKTVSMSVDILSSIPAIIFGLFGLIFFVPIFGMGILSGAITSSLMILPMIVKTTEESLKSIPKSYKYASFALGANKTETIIKILLPAANPGILTGIVLAIGRALGETAVLLFTMGTNLGLASTLNEPSRSLTVHLLLLFQEGYLDKGFATASILIIIILLINLISKFLINKLYRI, encoded by the coding sequence GTGAAAAAAATTCAAATGAATAAACTATTTAATCAAATTGCATTTTGCATAATCAAATTTATTGCTTATTTTTTAATAACATTATTGTTATTTATAATATCCTACATAGTATACAATTCGATATTCTTTACAAGCAAAAAAGAATCATTATTCTTAGATGAAACAACACATTTCTTACCATTTAAATCAAATAACAATACAGTCAAAATAGCATTCATTATCAATAAAAGCATTAAAATTAACGAAATTACTACTCAAGATATTTATAACATATACAACAACAAGATCTCACACTGGGGTAGTATCTCAGACCAAAATCTTGACATAGTACCAATTGCAAGCTCTCAACCAAATATGTCAAACGAAGTAATACTACAAACTCTTATCAAAAATAATAAATTCAATAACAGATATATAAAACTTGTCGAATCAAGTGAAGATATGATAGAAGCTATAAATCAAACAAACGGCGCTATTGGATACCTCACCAAAGATGATCTTGAAAAATTAGATTTTAAAAAATATCCAAAAATTAAATCACTAAGAATAAAATCTATATCAATTTTAGTAGGGAAAAAAACATTACAAAAAAGTGAAAATGAAATTATTGACATAATAAACCTTCAGCAAATCAAAAAACTACTCATAGGAAAAGCAAATTGGAATGATTTAATATCTAAAGATATCAAATTGAATATCATAAAATACTCAGATTATGATCCAAATGCAATAAAAATGGTAGAAAAAAATGAAGGTACAATTGCAATTGTACCCTGGCATTACTTTTATAAAAGTGATGCACCTTTTTTAAAATTATATGATATAAAAAAAAGCATGCCTTTAAATTTAAATTTCATCTTATCTACACCAAGAAATTCTGGAAAATATGGAGGTATTTCTTATTTAATCTTAAATACATTTTATGTCATACTACTAACAGCAATAATTTCAATTTTAATAGGAATTGGTACAGGAATAATGCTTGCAGAGTATACTTCAAACAAAGTATTCTATAAAACAGTATCTATGAGCGTTGACATCTTATCATCCATTCCTGCCATTATATTTGGACTCTTTGGACTTATATTTTTTGTTCCAATTTTTGGAATGGGAATACTCTCAGGAGCAATCACAAGTTCTTTAATGATATTACCAATGATTGTCAAAACAACAGAAGAATCACTAAAATCAATTCCAAAATCATACAAATACGCATCGTTTGCACTTGGCGCCAATAAAACAGAGACTATAATTAAAATTTTATTACCCGCTGCCAATCCAGGAATATTAACAGGAATAGTCCTTGCAATAGGACGTGCCCTTGGAGAGACTGCTGTACTTCTCTTTACAATGGGAACAAACTTGGGACTTGCAAGCACTTTAAATGAACCGTCAAGAAGTCTAACTGTACACCTATTATTACTATTTCAAGAGGGATATTTAGATAAAGGATTTGCAACAGCATCAATACTCATAATAATAATATTATTAATAAATCTAATATCAAAATTTTTAATTAACAAATTATATAGGATTTAG
- the pstB gene encoding phosphate ABC transporter ATP-binding protein PstB, producing the protein MNQDKAIIQTENLNLFYTDFKALSNINISILRNSITALIGPSGCGKSTFLRTLNRMNDLVEGVKIEGKVMYEGKSIYSNNFDVLELRRKIGMVFQTPNPFLMSVYDNISYGPKIHGIKDKKKLDEIVEKSLIKSALWNEVKDKLNRNALSLSGGQQQRLCIARTLAIEPNVILMDEPTSALDPISTGKIEELIINLKESYTIIIVTHNMQQAGRISDRTAFFLNGYIEEESKTDELFFNPKNIKTEEYITGKFG; encoded by the coding sequence ATGAACCAAGACAAAGCTATCATTCAAACAGAAAATTTAAATTTATTTTATACAGATTTTAAAGCACTAAGTAACATTAATATATCAATATTACGAAATAGCATCACTGCATTAATAGGTCCATCAGGTTGTGGTAAATCAACTTTCCTTAGAACACTTAATAGAATGAATGACCTTGTTGAAGGAGTTAAAATAGAAGGAAAAGTTATGTATGAAGGTAAAAGCATTTATTCAAATAACTTTGATGTTTTAGAACTTAGAAGAAAAATAGGAATGGTTTTTCAAACTCCCAATCCATTCTTAATGTCAGTTTATGACAACATAAGTTATGGCCCCAAAATCCATGGCATCAAAGATAAAAAAAAGCTTGATGAAATAGTTGAAAAATCTTTAATTAAATCCGCATTATGGAATGAAGTAAAAGACAAACTTAACAGAAATGCACTAAGTCTTTCAGGAGGACAACAACAAAGACTCTGCATTGCAAGAACCCTTGCAATAGAACCAAATGTAATACTAATGGATGAACCTACCTCCGCTCTTGATCCAATATCAACAGGTAAAATTGAAGAACTAATAATAAATCTAAAAGAAAGTTACACCATCATAATAGTAACTCATAATATGCAACAAGCTGGAAGAATATCTGACAGAACAGCTTTCTTCTTAAATGGATACATTGAAGAAGAAAGCAAAACAGATGAATTATTCTTCAATCCTAAGAATATTAAAACAGAAGAATATATCACCGGTAAATTTGGTTAA
- a CDS encoding ZIP family metal transporter translates to MFKHLCDYLLTLHPIFLGFLGSVFTWFTTAFGAAAVFCFRRVNNKIMDAMLGFSAGIMIAASFFSLIKPAIEMAEELGYVTWIPAVCGFLCGAFFIYIVDVFVPDLEKLTFIDEDLTRHGKKDFLLFTAVTLHNFPEGLAVGVAFGALASSPDLHTLVGAMILTLGIGIQNMPEGAAISLPLRRGHVPLWKCFNYGQMSGLVEIIGGFLGSYAVYTFTRILPFALSFSAGAMIYVSIEQLIPEAKRKDIDNKIPTIFGVIGFSLMMFLDVSLG, encoded by the coding sequence ATGTTTAAGCATTTGTGTGATTATTTATTAACTCTTCATCCTATTTTTTTAGGGTTTTTGGGTTCTGTTTTTACTTGGTTTACCACTGCTTTTGGAGCAGCTGCTGTTTTTTGTTTTAGGCGAGTCAATAATAAAATAATGGATGCTATGCTTGGATTTTCGGCAGGAATTATGATTGCTGCTAGTTTTTTTTCGCTTATTAAACCAGCAATAGAAATGGCAGAAGAGCTTGGTTATGTTACGTGGATACCTGCAGTTTGTGGTTTTCTTTGTGGTGCATTTTTTATATATATTGTAGATGTATTTGTGCCAGACCTTGAAAAGTTAACATTTATTGATGAAGATTTAACCAGACATGGAAAGAAGGATTTTTTGCTTTTTACAGCTGTAACTTTGCATAATTTTCCCGAAGGACTTGCTGTTGGTGTTGCTTTTGGTGCTCTAGCATCTTCTCCTGATCTGCATACTTTAGTTGGAGCTATGATTCTTACATTGGGAATTGGTATTCAAAATATGCCAGAAGGTGCGGCTATTTCTTTGCCTTTAAGAAGAGGCCATGTTCCTTTATGGAAGTGTTTTAATTATGGACAAATGTCAGGATTGGTGGAAATTATTGGAGGCTTTTTGGGTTCTTATGCTGTTTATACTTTTACTAGAATTTTACCCTTTGCTTTATCCTTTTCTGCAGGTGCAATGATTTATGTCTCAATTGAACAATTAATACCTGAGGCTAAAAGGAAAGATATTGATAATAAGATCCCGACCATATTTGGAGTTATTGGGTTTTCTTTAATGATGTTCCTTGATGTTTCTTTGGGTTAA
- a CDS encoding alanine--tRNA ligase, translating into MKLDELRAKYIDFFKSKGHCEIVGKSLIPDNDSTVLFNTAGMQPLVPYLLGEIHPSGDMLVDVQKCLRTGDIDEVGDLSHLTFFEMLGNWSLGAYFKELSVEYSFEFLTSPHYLNISKDKLYVSVFEGDKDIPRDVKTADIWEKLGISKDRIFYLSREHNFWGPVGNVGPCGPDTEIFVDTGIDKCSNTCDITCSCGKYFEIWNNVFMQYNKDNNGNYEELKRKCVDTGMGIERTITFLQGKSSVYDTDAFRPIIKQIEKISGKVYGDNLEDDRAIRIIADHIKASCFILADNFSVLPSNVGQGYVLRRLIRRAIRYAKKLGMESHCLADLVDSVEDIYKSFYKEITEKKDFIKNELNIEEEKFFKTLRYGEQEFVKLIHQLSSKLIPGDISFKLYDTYGFPYEITEELAIEYGFSMDREGFEEHFKKHQEVSKKGSDKVFKGGLADCSYETTKLHTATHLLHKALQLVLGDHVRQKGSNITSQRLRFDFSHPCKMTDDEIKKVEDIVNLQIKNKLSVKKSIMSLEDALVKGAMALFGEKYEDIVSVYEIDGFSIEVCGGPHVNNTSELGTFKIQKEQASSSGIRRIRAILI; encoded by the coding sequence GTGAAACTTGATGAGCTACGTGCAAAATATATAGACTTTTTTAAAAGTAAGGGACATTGTGAGATTGTAGGTAAATCTTTGATTCCTGATAATGATTCTACGGTTCTTTTTAATACGGCTGGTATGCAGCCCCTTGTACCTTATTTGCTTGGAGAGATTCATCCATCTGGAGATATGTTAGTTGATGTTCAAAAATGTTTAAGAACAGGAGATATTGATGAGGTTGGAGATTTAAGTCATTTGACTTTTTTTGAGATGCTTGGAAATTGGTCTCTTGGTGCTTATTTTAAAGAACTTTCAGTAGAATATAGTTTTGAGTTTTTAACTTCACCTCATTATTTAAATATTTCAAAAGATAAACTTTATGTTAGTGTATTTGAAGGTGATAAAGATATTCCTAGAGATGTAAAAACAGCTGATATTTGGGAAAAACTTGGAATTTCTAAAGATAGAATATTTTATCTCTCAAGAGAGCATAATTTTTGGGGTCCTGTTGGGAATGTAGGTCCTTGTGGTCCAGATACCGAGATATTTGTTGATACAGGAATAGATAAATGTTCTAATACGTGTGATATTACTTGTTCTTGTGGCAAATATTTTGAGATTTGGAATAATGTTTTTATGCAATATAACAAGGATAATAATGGTAATTATGAAGAATTAAAGAGGAAATGTGTAGATACAGGCATGGGTATTGAGAGAACAATTACATTTTTACAGGGAAAATCTTCAGTTTATGATACTGATGCATTTAGACCTATAATCAAACAGATAGAAAAAATTTCTGGTAAGGTTTATGGGGATAATTTGGAAGATGATAGAGCTATTAGAATCATTGCTGATCATATTAAGGCCAGTTGTTTTATTTTAGCTGATAATTTTTCAGTTCTTCCATCTAATGTGGGACAAGGTTATGTTTTAAGAAGGCTTATTAGAAGAGCTATTAGATATGCAAAAAAACTTGGTATGGAATCCCATTGTTTAGCAGATCTTGTTGATTCTGTTGAAGACATTTATAAATCTTTTTATAAAGAGATAACAGAAAAAAAAGATTTTATTAAGAATGAATTGAATATAGAAGAAGAAAAATTTTTTAAGACTTTGCGTTATGGAGAACAAGAATTTGTTAAATTGATCCATCAACTATCATCAAAATTAATTCCAGGTGATATTTCTTTTAAACTTTATGATACTTATGGTTTCCCTTATGAAATTACAGAAGAACTTGCAATTGAATATGGGTTTAGTATGGATAGGGAGGGTTTTGAAGAACATTTTAAAAAACATCAAGAAGTGTCTAAGAAGGGAAGTGATAAGGTATTTAAGGGTGGACTTGCAGATTGTTCATATGAGACTACTAAATTGCATACAGCTACTCATTTACTTCATAAGGCTCTTCAATTGGTGCTAGGTGATCATGTAAGACAAAAGGGTAGTAATATTACTTCTCAGAGATTAAGATTTGATTTTAGTCATCCTTGTAAAATGACGGATGATGAGATAAAAAAGGTTGAAGATATTGTTAATTTACAAATAAAAAATAAATTGTCTGTAAAGAAATCTATAATGAGTTTGGAGGATGCTTTGGTTAAAGGGGCTATGGCTTTATTTGGTGAAAAATATGAAGATATTGTAAGTGTATATGAAATAGATGGTTTTTCAATTGAAGTTTGTGGTGGTCCTCATGTTAATAATACCAGTGAGCTTGGCACTTTTAAGATACAAAAAGAACAAGCTTCTTCATCAGGAATAAGGAGAATAAGGGCAATTTTGATATGA
- a CDS encoding flagellar motor switch protein FliG, with protein sequence MQDPRLSKYQNIKNLGVKTFQNIWNNKGIKSKELYDDLGDSEIQGSILKSWVNLVKKRKKDGQSKLNASNKGVEKPGFIRRESKVSKIAKYFLAIGLEKSAEIMAELDDADIIAITREITNIKYITPDDKKRIIKEFEELIRSEKKYLKVDDKFAYELLNKSLTKTQAKEIYKKVTGLDPFLPFDYLSGIENEQLWALIRNENVQTLLVIYGYLTKEQKKYVFSMLEMDVKKKFIKTLAKPRQLNVDVIEVISNRLKDRLKIQGKLKTEKLDGSKILVDILSYMDFEDEKNLLSNIDMKVFNPVKDIEIKEKIFDINVILRITDNDMHNILREFENHDIAMIIKDKSDEIRNKILFNISRRRKELVLEEESLLKRARKKDIKAMTTSFVNYIKELTLKGELIIYRKNEEFV encoded by the coding sequence ATGCAGGATCCTAGACTGTCCAAATATCAAAATATAAAAAATTTGGGAGTAAAGACTTTTCAAAATATTTGGAATAATAAAGGTATTAAGAGTAAAGAATTGTATGATGATTTGGGTGATTCTGAGATACAAGGCTCAATTCTTAAATCTTGGGTTAATTTGGTAAAAAAAAGAAAAAAAGATGGTCAAAGTAAATTAAATGCGTCCAATAAAGGAGTAGAAAAGCCGGGGTTCATTCGTAGAGAGAGTAAAGTATCTAAAATAGCAAAGTATTTTTTAGCTATTGGTCTTGAAAAATCAGCAGAGATTATGGCTGAACTTGATGATGCAGATATTATTGCTATTACTAGGGAAATTACAAATATTAAATATATTACTCCTGATGATAAGAAACGAATTATTAAAGAGTTTGAAGAGTTGATTAGAAGTGAAAAAAAATATTTAAAAGTTGACGATAAGTTTGCCTATGAATTATTAAATAAATCTTTAACTAAAACACAAGCAAAGGAGATTTATAAAAAAGTTACAGGTCTTGATCCTTTTTTGCCTTTTGATTATTTGTCTGGCATTGAAAATGAACAACTTTGGGCTTTAATTAGAAATGAAAATGTTCAAACACTTTTAGTTATATATGGTTATTTGACTAAAGAACAAAAAAAATATGTTTTTTCTATGTTAGAAATGGATGTTAAGAAAAAATTTATTAAGACTCTTGCTAAACCAAGGCAGTTGAATGTGGATGTTATTGAGGTTATTTCTAATAGATTGAAGGATAGATTAAAAATTCAAGGTAAGCTTAAGACTGAGAAACTTGATGGCTCTAAGATACTTGTTGATATTTTAAGTTACATGGATTTTGAAGATGAAAAAAATCTTTTAAGTAATATTGATATGAAGGTTTTCAATCCTGTTAAAGATATTGAAATTAAAGAAAAGATATTTGATATTAATGTGATACTTAGAATTACAGATAATGATATGCATAATATTTTAAGAGAGTTTGAAAACCATGATATTGCAATGATTATTAAAGATAAAAGTGATGAGATTAGAAATAAAATTCTTTTTAATATTTCAAGGAGACGTAAAGAACTTGTCTTAGAAGAAGAATCCTTGTTAAAAAGAGCAAGAAAAAAAGATATAAAGGCAATGACTACGTCTTTTGTTAATTATATTAAAGAGTTAACTTTGAAAGGTGAGTTGATTATTTATAGAAAGAATGAGGAGTTTGTTTAG
- a CDS encoding 6-phosphogluconolactonase produces the protein MEFLYSNKESDLKNKFFEFFLNNVSQSDFTSIGICGGRNIISFLNVFDEQNYSLKKSHFFLTDERCVDLNSSYSNFKLLSENFFSKMVEKNLVCGSNLHPFIYNEFDETSSIYNYNIEFNSRFTRLDLSILSVGEDGHIASIFPSKKLLFSEMEGYQYEYDSPKFPNKRISLTPKSLLSSKASVLFFIGDEKRGALENFLSSDISLRECPARIFKDHSHLLVLTNIERVYAGS, from the coding sequence ATGGAATTTTTGTATTCTAATAAAGAGAGTGATTTAAAGAATAAGTTTTTTGAGTTTTTTTTAAATAATGTTAGTCAAAGTGATTTTACTAGTATTGGAATTTGCGGTGGTCGCAATATTATTTCTTTTCTTAATGTTTTTGATGAGCAAAATTATTCTCTTAAGAAATCTCATTTTTTTTTAACCGATGAGCGTTGTGTTGATTTAAATAGCAGTTATAGTAATTTTAAACTTTTAAGTGAAAATTTTTTTTCTAAAATGGTGGAAAAAAATTTAGTCTGTGGTTCAAATTTACATCCTTTTATTTACAATGAATTTGATGAGACGTCTTCCATTTATAATTATAATATTGAATTTAATTCTAGATTTACAAGATTAGATTTAAGTATTTTATCTGTTGGTGAGGATGGGCATATTGCATCTATTTTTCCTTCAAAGAAGCTTTTATTTTCTGAAATGGAAGGATATCAATATGAGTATGATTCACCAAAATTTCCAAATAAAAGAATTAGTTTAACCCCTAAATCTTTATTGTCTTCTAAAGCATCTGTACTGTTTTTTATTGGGGATGAAAAAAGAGGTGCTTTAGAAAATTTTTTAAGTTCAGATATTTCTTTGAGGGAATGTCCAGCTAGAATTTTTAAAGACCATTCACATTTATTAGTTCTTACAAATATTGAGAGGGTCTATGCAGGATCCTAG
- a CDS encoding SIMPL domain-containing protein, protein MFLEKILISLSFILVLLASFIISSGIKGIGVKNANYITVKGLSEREVLSTFSSWSLNYELGGNSVEEINKLNNANLLRIKDFFVSYGFHEDEIDMLNMSLNIANYRDTLYKYNAYVSLGVRTADVDKMEKASKNITELYNKGVLLNSNLGPRYYFDKINDVKPDMLADSIKNAYSAALEFAHHSGVALGKVKTANQGYFEFIPIDRSDEDHARYSKKILRVVTTVSYYLD, encoded by the coding sequence ATGTTTCTAGAAAAAATTTTAATTTCATTATCGTTTATACTAGTGCTATTAGCATCGTTTATTATATCTAGTGGTATAAAGGGTATTGGTGTAAAAAATGCAAATTACATTACTGTTAAAGGATTAAGTGAAAGAGAGGTTTTGTCAACTTTTTCAAGTTGGAGTTTAAATTACGAATTGGGTGGCAATAGTGTAGAAGAGATTAATAAATTAAATAATGCTAATTTATTGAGAATAAAGGATTTTTTTGTGAGTTATGGATTTCATGAAGATGAGATAGATATGCTTAATATGAGTCTTAATATTGCAAATTATCGTGATACTCTTTACAAGTATAATGCTTACGTATCTTTAGGTGTTCGTACTGCAGATGTTGATAAAATGGAAAAAGCAAGTAAAAATATCACTGAACTTTACAATAAGGGAGTACTTTTAAATAGTAATCTTGGTCCAAGGTATTATTTTGATAAGATTAATGATGTTAAACCGGATATGTTAGCAGATTCTATTAAAAATGCTTATTCAGCAGCATTAGAGTTTGCACATCATTCAGGTGTTGCTTTGGGTAAAGTGAAAACAGCAAATCAAGGGTATTTTGAGTTTATTCCAATTGATAGAAGTGACGAAGATCATGCTCGTTATTCAAAAAAGATATTAAGAGTAGTTACTACAGTTTCTTATTATTTAGATTGA